One Tenrec ecaudatus isolate mTenEca1 chromosome 12, mTenEca1.hap1, whole genome shotgun sequence DNA segment encodes these proteins:
- the FAM170B gene encoding protein FAM170B, producing the protein MKRHFMDHTGEKSPPDGATLSLVSPESTDESVGVCWSETMKREKSPPPQRPAIPHDEHPYFSRFRGVLSWSSSPSSQSSSEYQSYSQYQPCPSCLHEQENGAQQSTCAFYTHVQTVRGVAVAWETEDGFESVSAKPRIHEAEFIKRQRRKGSSFETASNTDLRWDLEAIKNCCPESDDSELLGPLDCCLQELRDPPDWLVTTNFGLRCVACCRVFPTLEALLEHAQYGIREGFSCQIFFEEMLERRRVQDQAHDQQEEEEEQDPSGSSKWSNPPKLSQLQQKNQ; encoded by the exons ATGAAACGCCACTTCATGGACCACACAGGAGAGAAATCACCACCAGATGGGGCCACTCTCAGCTTGGTCAGTCCTGAGTCTACTGATGAGAGTGTGGGAGTGTGTTGGTCAG AGACCATGAAGAGGGAGAAGTCTCCTCCTCCGCAGAGGCCTGCCATTCCCCACGATGAGCACCCCTACTTCTCCAGGTTTCGAGGGGTGCTCAGCTGGAGCAGCTCGCCCTCCTCCCAGTCCTCTTCTGAGTACCAGTCCTACTCCCAGTACCAGCCGTGCCCTTCATGCCTGCACGAGCAGGAAAATGGAGCCCAGCAGAGCACGTGTGCCTTCTACACCCACGTGCAGACCGTGAGGGGGGTGGCTGTTGCCTGGGAAACGGAGGATGGCTTTGAGTCGGTCAGCGCGAAGCCTCGCATTCATGAAGCTGAATTCATCAAGAGACAGCGAAGGAAAGGATCCTCCTTTGAGACAGCTTCTAACACCGACCTGCGCTGGGACTTGGAAGCCATCAAGAACTGCTGCCCGGAGTCGGATGACTCTGAGCTCCTGGGACCCCTGGACTGCTGCTTGCAGGAGCTGCGGGAcccccctgactggctagtcaccACGAACTTTGGGCTGCGCTGTGTGGCCTGCTGTCGTGTTTTCCCCACACTGGAGGCGCTGCTAGAGCATGCCCAGTATGGTATCAGAGAAGGCTTCAGCTGCCAGATTTTTTTTGAGGAGATGCTAGAGAGAAGGCGGGTTCAGGATCAAGCTCATGACcagcaagaggaggaggaggaacaggaCCCTTCAGGCAGCAGTAAATGGTCGAATCCCCCCAAGTTGTCTCAGTTAcagcagaagaaccagtga